TGTGGGCATTGTATAAGGTGAAGTGTAGGTTAGTATGCTAATAACTCTTGCAACAAACTTGTATCTATGCGTCTGTTTCTTCATGTTCAAAAGACCATAATATTTTAGAAACAAGTTCTTGTTGAGTTCCCGATCTCTAAACACAATCAAAATCTCATCTCTTACATAGAAACTTCACTGAAATATATAGCTTCAACAAGTGAGTGTGCCTAATTTTAATGCAAGAGGAGAAGGGGGAGTGAATGAAGATGAACTAGTTGCAGCATGAGGGACCAGTTTTAAGAATGTAGCAGCAAATGCTGTCTTATAGCCTAGGTAGACATCAAGTCATCAACACTCAATGATAAAATATATGGTAAGCTACATGGTCCAGACTCTTGAAAGAGATGCACAAGTTGCATTTTAATAACAATAATAAGTAAATGAATATTTCAAATTTGAAAACTTCAGTTTAATAGTTTCACAAATTTTCTTATCAAACTACTTTTTGTGAGTTCCTGTTACATTCTCTGGATAGACATGCTCTTATGTTTGTTGATATTTTCATGAGTGATATATATCATCATATCATACGTATTCTTGTTTTTTTTTTATAATTAGTGATTACAAAAAATTTAACTGTTAAAATATAGAAAATTATTCAACTATGAAACTTTGACACAAAACTTTTAAAATTTTAAAATATAACTGGAACAAAATTGACTTTAAGAAGTTTAAAATTAAAAGTTTAAATCCGCACATAAACTAAGTTAGAGGAACAAAACGAAACTTTGTAAAAGTATGGTGGTTACTTGTGATATTTATAAAACTATATCCACACGAGCACGAAAACAAATAGGGTATGAATGGTGACCAAGGAACGACGAGGAACAAATGCATTCCCTAACATTCCTTAAAAAAATCACCATTCATAAGGAATAATTTTTCCTTTTCATTCCCTACCATTCCTTTTTTTGTAGAGAAATAAAGAACAAATTAATTCCTTGTTAAATATGGGATGGAACAACCATTCCTTTTCATTCCTGCAATTTTGTTCCTCTACGTTCCTTTTCTATTCGTTCCTCTTGTTTCTAGAATGGTCACCAGTCAGACCCATACTGTTTCCTTAGGGGATTTTTGATCAAATCGAATCTCGAATTCGTCGTGAGTGAGTAATTTGCGCAATGGTGCTTTCGCAGAAGATTCATGGAGCATTCAAAGGCGCAGTGGAGAGGATGACCGGCCCTCGAACGGTCTCGGCTTTCAAGGAGAAGGGAGTTCTCAGCGTCAGCGAGTTCGTTCTCGCTGGCGACAATCTCGTCTCCAAGTGCCCTACCTGGTCATGGTCAGCTCCAATTTCAATACCCACTTGTTAGATTTCTCAATCATGCGTAAAGCTGCGAGCTTTATCGATTCTGAGGTTTTAGGGTTTTGGTATGATCTCTGGATTAAAATCTTTTTTTTTTTTTAATTTAATCAGGGAAGCTGGTGATCCGAGCAAAAGGAAGCCGTACTTGCCGTTAGACAAGCAGTTTTTGATTACTAGGAATGGTAAAGTTAGAGATCCTTTTCTGCTTGATTTTGAAGTTTTTTTTTTTTATTGTGGTGAAGTTTGTGGGTTTGTCTATGGGTTTTTAACAGTTCCTTGTCTACGGAGAGCTGCTTCTGTGGCGGAGGATTATGAAGCTGCTGGAGGTGAAGTTTTGGTTGATGATGAAGATAATGATGGTTGGCTTGCTACTCATGGAAGACCTAAAGGTTGATTCTCTTATATCGCATCTGCAAAATTATCTTCTCCAGTTACTTACATGTTCAATGTGTGGCCATAGATAAAGGTAGTGAAGATGAAGACTTGCCATCCATGGATGCCTTGGAAATAAACGAGAGAGATACCATTCAACGGAGGGATGCAGATGCTGGAGGCGAGGAGGAGGATGAGGATGAAGATATTCCAGACATGGAAGATTTTGATGAGATTGACAATGATCCTGTGAGTTTGTTATATCCACATTAGCTTTGCTAGATTTTAATTCTATTAATAGACTGAATCTGAGACGAGAGTGGCTTCAAAGCATTATTATCAACCAGCAGTGTGTTGACATTCTTTCTCTTGTCATCTCTGTGGCAGGCAACTCTTCGGTCGAATTTACTTGTGGCTCACGAAACAGATGATGGTAACATCCTTAGGACCAGAACATATGATGTTAGCATCACGTAAGCATCTAGCGCCTTTCCCGTTTTCAAATCCTTGTCATGATCACATTTACATTCACGTTTCACTTTGTTTCAGGTATGACAAGTACTACCAAACTCCCCGTGTTTGGTTAACCGGCTATGATGAGGTCTCTCTCTCTGACTCATTCATTATGCTTTGACAAATTTTGCATTTTTTGATGCTCATATTAAAAAAAAAACGGTGGTATGTCTTGTAGTCAAGGGTGTTACTGCAACCTGAACTTGTGATGGAGGATGTTAGTCAAGACCATGCACGCAAAACGGTAACAATAGAAGATCATCCACACTTACCTGGGAAACATGCTTCAGTTCATCCATGTCGACATGGAGCTGTTATGAAGAAGATCATTGATGTCTTAATGTCTCGTGGAGTAGAGCCTGAAGTTGACAAGTAAGTTCCCCTCACAAATTAGTCTTTATTTTTCCTATGTAAAGTGATAGTTACTCTCTGGTTTATCTTCTACATAGGTATCTCTTCTTGTTCTTGAAGTTTATGGCATCAGTGATTCCAACAATAGAGTATGATTACACAATGGACTTTGATCTCGGTAGCTCAAGCACTTAATTGCAGGTGAATTTCCTTTAATAATATATCTTCACATACATAATATCTTGGTTATTGATTGAATTTACATAAGCACTTGGACTAACTTTTTTGCTTTTTGGTTGCTTTTTCTTCTAGATGGAACACACACATTTGCTATTGATTGTGAGAAGCAAGAAAGTTACTGGAGTGGCTCTTCACTGTGTATAATATGGAGTCCTCGTTTCTTTTCTTTTTAAGTTATTTTCCATTTTTCGTTTGGGACTTGTATATGTTTTCTATATTATAAAGTGTTTTCTATTATTAACTCTAATCAGTTATATTGGTTTCCAAAATTGAATTTGTATACAGATGTTAAACGGTTTTAGTCTGGTTAATCATGAAATTGTTCTCATTACTATAGTCGAGGTGACTATTAACCTGATAGTCAGATATTAAACAAATTGTCAGGATGGCCGAGTGGTCTAAGGCGCCAGACTCAAGTTCTGGTCTTCGAAAGAGGGCGTGGGTTCAAATCCCACTTCTGACATTATTTTTCATCAAATCATCAAATGAGATCTTATTCCATTGGTTGTGTCATTTTTTTTTTCTAACCGACCCCAATCCGATTGAACCCAGATTTAATAACTCGATCTAAACGTAAAAACCAATCAAATTCGATTTTTCTTTGTTTCCCAATTTATCATTTTAAGAAATCTTTTTCAAAGTTTCTCAAAAAAAAAAGAAGATATTTTTTTTTCAAAATACAGTTTTTTTTTAGTTTTCGTGAGATATTCAACAAAACTTTAAGAATGGATTATGTTTCTGATTAGCACCTCCGTTGGGTTTAAAACATAAAACCGATATTAACTTCAACCGAACCGAAATCGAATATTCCGGTTTGTTTACGGAATCATACCCGAAGATTTTAAACCAAACCGATCAAATTTTTTTTTTTTTGGTAGTGACGCCGTCGTCTCCGGTCATTTGATCAAAGCTAAACTGATTGGAGTTTAGCATCTCCCAGAAGAGAATGGCGAGTAATAGAGATAGCGTCAACCTCTCTCGCACGTTCAAGTATTTACTAGGTTCTTCCTCACTTTGTGTTTCTCTTTTGCTGCATTTTGCTCTCTAATTAGCTTTCTTCCTCGATTGAAAATTTTGGGAATTTAGCTACGCAGTTTCTTTCCAGAGGCATCCCTTTCATATTCAACTCCTGGATCGTGAGGCGTCTCACTGAAGCAGACTACGCGGTAAGTAGATCCTTGTTTACCAGTTGATTGAGATCCCAGTTCAAATAGATATGTTCTTAGATAGGTGCTTTGATGGGGAGTATTATTGTTGTTGTAATTGTATGCATTTCTTATGGTAAAGATGAGTTTTGTTACTCTGATTGGTAAAGTCTGGACTTTTAGTTTTGGTTTATGTGCTTAGTAACATTTATCAAGTCATGTTTTTTAATAAGTCTTAGCTCTGAAGCTTTTGACTGTTTGGGTTGCTGTATTCGTATGCATTTCTTAAGGTAAAAATGGGTTTTGTGTTCTAATTGTTAAAAGTATAGACTTTTACTTGTGAATGATCAGGTTTTGGTTTCTGTGCTTACTTCAGTGATCAAGTCATGCTTTTTATATAAGTCTTAGCTCTGTAGCTTTTGACCGTTTGGTTTGTTGTATTCGTATGAATTTCTTAGGGTAGAGATGTGTTTTTTATTCTGATTAGTAAAGCATGGACTTTTAGTTGTGGAAGAGCAGGTTTTTGTTTCTGTGCTTACTAACAATGATCAAGTCATGTTTTTTTTTTTTTTAAGTCTTAGCTCTGTAGCTTTGACCGTTTGGTTTGTTGTATTGGTATGAATTTCTTAGGGTAGAGATGGGTTTTGTGTTTTAATTGGTAAAGTATTGACCTTTACTTGTGGAAGATTAGTTATAGGTTTCTGTGAGGCGTCGCCGTCGTCTCCGGTCTTTTAGTCCTGGAAGAGCAGGTTTTTGTTTCTGTGCTTACTAACAATGATCAAGTCATGCTTTTTATTTAAGTCTTAGCTCTGTAGCTCTGACTGTTTGGGTTGTTGTATTTGTATGAATTTGTTAGAGTTAAGATGAGTTTTGTTATTCTGATTGCTAACGTATGGATTTTTAGTTGTTGAAGATCAGGTTTTGGTTTCTGTGCTTAGTAACAATGATCAAGTTCATATAAGTCTTAGCTCTACTTGCTTTTAGTGGACTTTCATTTGAGTAACTCCCGATCTATTTTTTTTCTTTCTCATTGCAATGCAGCTCTACGCGGTCCAGTTCCATCTCTTTGTTACCTGCGTCTTGTTTCTCAGCCGAGAGGGATTCCGTCGCGCTTGCTTACGTGCTGACATTAACAGGTACACACATAAAGCAGTTTGCGTTAAATCCAGTTTAAATAATCAGTACATGACTAAAATTTCGGTTAGTGATATTCCTTTTAATTTCGTATTGCAGTGACGGTCTTGTATCAGAGAAGGATGTGACTAAGTTATTAAAAGTGGCATGGGTGACGTTTCCACTCGGAGTAGCCATTACTATTGCAGCATCCGTCTTTGTGCTTTGGTGGCAGAACCTTAGTTACTCCGATACATATGCACAGGCCATCTTAATCCACGGTACATTGTTGTCTTTTTCTATGTTTTGGCATACCTCTTTAGCTCACAACCTTGGAATATGGAAGTTCTGTTTTGTGGTCGTTTACTTGTGTCTGTAATATAGCAGCAGGTTATCAACTTAAGGACTAACCAAGTTAACTGGCAGGATTTGCGTGTGTGCTGGAGCTTATGGCTGAGCCTTTGTATATCCTCTCTCAGACATTGATGCTTCTAAAACTGCGACTGGTTGTTGAGACTGTTGCTACATTTTCACGCTGTGTAACGTTGTGCTTTCTCATAGTCAAGCAAACCAATATGGTACGTCCTGTAACTAAGTTAGTTACTCTTTCCGTTTCATTTTAATTGTAGTTTTAAACTTGTGCAGATAGATTAAGAAAAATATTTAATTTTGTATAATTTCTAAATTAAAGCATCATTACCTATACACCTAAACCACGTTTCAACCGAAAAAATAGATTGGAATATAAATTTAATAAATTTTGCATTGAAATTCTAAAACAACATTTTTTTTTCGAAACAAAAAATTTACTCTATACAACTACAATTAAAATGAAACAGAGGGAGTAGTTCTTTATACAATTCCATTTTGTTTCTGGAAAAACAAGCATGCTTCAAGAATCTTATATGATAAAACTAAAATTTAATTATCTTTAACTTATGCAGGAAAAAGGGATAATCTTTGCACTTTC
This genomic interval from Brassica oleracea var. oleracea cultivar TO1000 chromosome C2, BOL, whole genome shotgun sequence contains the following:
- the LOC106324998 gene encoding autophagy-related protein 3-like; the encoded protein is MVLSQKIHGAFKGAVERMTGPRTVSAFKEKGVLSVSEFVLAGDNLVSKCPTWSWEAGDPSKRKPYLPLDKQFLITRNVPCLRRAASVAEDYEAAGGEVLVDDEDNDGWLATHGRPKDKGSEDEDLPSMDALEINERDTIQRRDADAGGEEEDEDEDIPDMEDFDEIDNDPATLRSNLLVAHETDDGNILRTRTYDVSITYDKYYQTPRVWLTGYDESRVLLQPELVMEDVSQDHARKTVTIEDHPHLPGKHASVHPCRHGAVMKKIIDVLMSRGVEPEVDKYLFLFLKFMASVIPTIEYDYTMDFDLGSSST